The Malus sylvestris chromosome 12, drMalSylv7.2, whole genome shotgun sequence genome contains a region encoding:
- the LOC126592939 gene encoding ferritin-4, chloroplastic-like isoform X4: MISLRAISTFSVPSKLGDKGGAVSTLLSNSKLGSSSSALSFKPQRKLEKFAVSASSETVALTGVVFQPFEEVKNDAFVVPVSPQVSLARQRYTDESEATINEQINVEYNVSYVYHALFAYFDRDNVALKGLANFFKESSEEEREHAEKLMEYQNKRGGRVKLHSVIAAPTEFEHAEKGDALYAMELALSLEKLTNEKLLNLHKVADQNNDPQLMDFIESEFLAEQVEAIKKIADYVTQLRRVGKGHGVWHFDQYLLHEGDAAN; encoded by the exons ATGATATCTCTGAGGGCCATTTCGACGTTTTCCGTCCCATCCAAGCTAGGGGACAAAGGCGGTGCTGTTAGCACCCTCTTGTCCAATTCAAAACTTGGATCATCCTCATCTGCTCTGAGCTTTAAACCGCAGCGAAAACTCGAAAAGTTTGCGGTTTCTGCATCGAGCGAAACAGTGGCGTTGACCGGCGTTGTGTTTCAGCCGTTTGAGGAGGTGAAGAACGATGCTTTTGTTGTCCCCGTGTCTCCTCAGGTCTCTCTTGCCCGTCAGCGTTACACAGATGAGTCCGAGGCCACCATTAACGAGCAGATCAA TGTGGAATACAATGTGTCGTATGTGTACCATGCACTGTTTGCGTACTTTGACAGGGACAACGTTGCTCTCAAGGGCCTTGCCAA CTTTTTCAAGGAATCGAGCGAGGAAGAAAGAGAACATGCCGAAAAGCTGATGGAATATCAG AACAAGCGAGGTGGGAGAGTGAAACTGCACTCTGTAATCGCGGCGCCTACGGAGTTTGAGCATGCAGAAAAGGGAGATGCATTGTATG CTATGGAGTTAGCATTATCTTTGGAGAAGCTGACAAATGAAAAACTCTTGAACTTGCATAAG GTCGCAGACCAGAACAATGATCCCCAATTGATGGATTTTATCGAGAGCGAGTTTCTGGCTGAGCAG GTTGAGGCCATCAAGAAGATAGCTGACTATGTCACTCAACTGAGGAGGGTTGGAAAAGGCCATG GAGTGTGGCACTTTGACCAGTATCTCCTTCATGAGGGTGATGCTGCAAACTGA
- the LOC126592939 gene encoding ferritin-4, chloroplastic-like isoform X3: MSTMSLRAISTFSVPSKLGDKGGAVTTLLSNSKLGSSSSALSFKPQQKLEKFAVSASSEAVALTGVVFQPFEEVKNDAFVVPVSPQVSLARQRYTEESEAAINEQINVEYNVSYVYHALFAYFDRDNVALKGLAKFFKESSEEEREHAEKLMEYQNKRGGRVKLHSVIAAPTEFDHAEKGDALYAMELALSLEKLTNEKLLNLHKVGDQNNDPQLMDFIESEFLAEQVEAIKKIADYVSQLRRVGKGHGVWHFDQYLLHEDDAAN; encoded by the exons ATGTCGACGATGTCTCTGAGGGCCATTTCGACGTTTTCCGTCCCATCCAAGCTAGGGGACAAAGGTGGTGCTGTTACCACCCTCTTGTCCAACTCAAAACTTGGATCATCCTCTTCTGCTCTGAGCTTTAAACCGCAGCAAAAACTCGAAAAGTTTGCGGTTTCTGCATCGAGCGAAGCAGTGGCGTTGACCGGCGTCGTGTTTCAGCCGTTTGAGGAGGTGAAGAACGATGCCTTTGTTGTCCCCGTGTCTCCTCAGGTCTCTCTTGCCCGTCAGCGTTACACAGAGGAATCCGAGGCCGCCATTAACGAGCAGATCAA TGTGGAATACAATGTGTCGTATGTGTACCATGCACTGTTTGCGTACTTTGACAGGGACAACGTTGCTCTCAAGGGCCTTGCCAA GTTTTTCAAGGAATCAAGCGAGGAAGAAAGAGAACATGCCGAAAAGCTGATGGAATATCAG AACAAGCGAGGTGGGAGAGTGAAACTGCACTCTGTAATCGCGGCACCTACGGAGTTTGATCATGCAGAAAAGGGAGATGCATTGTATG CTATGGAGTTAGCGTTGTCTTTGGAGAAGCTGACAAATGAAAAACTCTTGAACTTGCATAAG GTTGGAGACCAGAACAATGATCCCCAATTGATGGATTTTATCGAGAGCGAGTTTCTGGCTGAGCAG GTTGAGGCCATCAAGAAGATAGCTGACTATGTCAGTCAACTGAGGAGGGTTGGAAAAGGCCATG GAGTGTGGCACTTTGACCAGTATCTCCTTCATGAGGATGATGCTGCAAACTGA
- the LOC126592939 gene encoding ferritin-4, chloroplastic-like isoform X1, with protein MSTMSLRAISTFSVPSKLGDKGGAVTTLLSNSKLGSSSSALSFKPQQKLEKFAVSASSEAVALTGVVFQPFEEVKNDAFVVPVSPQVSLARQRYTDESEATINEQINVEYNVSYVYHALFAYFDRDNVALKGLANFFKESSEEEREHAEKLMEYQNKRGGRVKLHSVIAAPTEFEHAEKGDALYAMELALSLEKLTNEKLLNLHKVADQNNDPQLMDFIESEFLAEQVEAIKKIADYVTQLRRVGKGHGVWHFDQYLLHEGDAAN; from the exons ATGTCGACGATGTCTCTGAGGGCCATTTCGACGTTTTCCGTCCCATCCAAGCTAGGGGACAAAGGTGGTGCTGTTACCACCCTCTTGTCCAACTCAAAACTTGGATCATCCTCTTCTGCTCTGAGCTTTAAACCGCAGCAAAAACTCGAAAAGTTTGCGGTTTCTGCATCGAGCGAAGCAGTGGCGTTGACCGGCGTCGTGTTTCAGCCGTTTGAGGAG GTGAAGAACGATGCTTTTGTTGTCCCCGTGTCTCCTCAGGTCTCTCTTGCCCGTCAGCGTTACACAGATGAGTCCGAGGCCACCATTAACGAGCAGATCAA TGTGGAATACAATGTGTCGTATGTGTACCATGCACTGTTTGCGTACTTTGACAGGGACAACGTTGCTCTCAAGGGCCTTGCCAA CTTTTTCAAGGAATCGAGCGAGGAAGAAAGAGAACATGCCGAAAAGCTGATGGAATATCAG AACAAGCGAGGTGGGAGAGTGAAACTGCACTCTGTAATCGCGGCGCCTACGGAGTTTGAGCATGCAGAAAAGGGAGATGCATTGTATG CTATGGAGTTAGCATTATCTTTGGAGAAGCTGACAAATGAAAAACTCTTGAACTTGCATAAG GTCGCAGACCAGAACAATGATCCCCAATTGATGGATTTTATCGAGAGCGAGTTTCTGGCTGAGCAG GTTGAGGCCATCAAGAAGATAGCTGACTATGTCACTCAACTGAGGAGGGTTGGAAAAGGCCATG GAGTGTGGCACTTTGACCAGTATCTCCTTCATGAGGGTGATGCTGCAAACTGA
- the LOC126592940 gene encoding uncharacterized protein LOC126592940 translates to MEDVIPESESLLLPVNLRHTNGGAKTEGHGAVNGGEGTEKGSIHSEQGEDKEVDAEKKIMIEGTEEEEEKGGGGIITHLISLVSPRSVPKGGDAGKRKGEFEVDDVGNGGFSNKLEREGGGGGENGNGGVFSNLISNFFNQSNGGGGGGGGEVDEVNKEAEKVTKDIGNKRMKTAEEAEEGGGGGGIIDNIVSHLPTSLPDDAAPTTDEASILITSIVKD, encoded by the exons ATGGAGGATGTTATACCAGAGTCTGAAAGCCTGCTGCTTCCGGTGAATCTCCGCCATACAAATGGCGGAGCCAAAACAGAAGGTCATGGAGCTGTTAATGGAGGTGAAGGGACGGAAAAAGGGTCCATTCACAGCGAGCAAGGTGAGGACAAAGAAGTTGATGCAGAGAAGAAAATCATGATCGAAGGTactgaggaggaagaagaaaagggagGTGGTGGGATTATAACACACCTTATATCTTTAGTTTCTCCGAGGAGCGTTCCGAAAGGCGGGGATgctggaaaaagaaaaggtgaGTTTGAAGTAGATGATGTGGGAAACGGGGGGTTTTCTAATAAGTTGGAGAGagagggtggtggtggtggcgaaAATGGTAATGGAGGGGTTTTCTCAAATCTCATCTCCAACTTTTTTAACCAGAGTAATggcggcggaggaggaggaggaggagaggttGATGAGGTGAACAAAGAAGCTGAGAAGGTGACGAAGGATATTGGGAATAAGAGGATGAAGACGGCAGAGGAGGCGGAGGAGGGTGGCGGTGGAGGTGGCATCATTGACAACATTGTCTCTCACTTGCCTACATCACTTCCAG ATGATGCAGCTCCGACAACAGATGAGGCCTCCATTCTTATTACCTCGATTGTCAAAGACTAA
- the LOC126593728 gene encoding uncharacterized protein At5g01610-like, translated as MDQILNKAGSYWFNQKATKELSSVGDDINSLQSSVEGGAKWLVNKLKGKMQKPLPELLKDFDLAIGIFPRDATNYEFNEETGKLTVYIPTVCEVGYRDSSVLRFFTTVTGYLKKGRLEDIQGMKTKVLIWVNVTCITSEGSKLHFTAGLKRSRSREAYEVQRDGITVEKF; from the exons ATGGATCAGATTTTGAACAAGGCCGGATCCTACTGGTTCAACCAGAAGGCCACCAAGGAGCTCTCGTCTGTCGGGGATGACATCAAC TCATTGCAAAGCAGTGTCGAAGGAGGAGCCAAATGGTTGGTTAATAAACTCAAAG GGAAAATGCAAAAGCCGTTGCCTGAGCTTCTAAAGGATTTTGACTTGGCAATAGGAATCTTTCCTCGTGATGCTACCAACTATGAGTTTAATGAGGAGACTGGGAAACTTACCGTCTATATACCGACTGTCTGTGAAGTGGGCTACAGAGATTCATCTGTTTTGCGTTTTTTCACCACTGTAACTGGATATTTGAAGAAGGGAAGGCTAGAAGACATACAGGGGATGAAGACTAAGGTGCTTATATGGGTAAATGTGACATGCATCACATCAGAGGGATCGAAGCTCCATTTCACAGCTGGGTTGAAGAGAAGCAGGAGTAGAGAGGCATATGAGGTTCAAAGAGACGGAATTACTGTTGAAAAGTTTTAA
- the LOC126592941 gene encoding uncharacterized protein LOC126592941, whose protein sequence is MERRGRNRNHVKMVGWKTLICFKQSFLLPTKCFLLKLTLHSKHKSKGNGHGLVSLYKDMESCGEYEDIRVMWEIIHSCQQNANNTIRRRKWSSSYWRLCLQPHKFCPSFSKDLAFG, encoded by the exons ATGGAGAGGAGGGGAAGGAATAGGAACCATGTCAAGATGGTGGGTTGGAAGACTTTGATTTGCTTCAAGCAATCCTTCCTCCTCCCAACTAAGTGCTTCCTTCTCAAGCTTACTTTACATTCAAAGCACAAATCCAAAG GAAATGGGCATGGATTGGTGAGCTTGTACAAAGACATGGAGTCCTGTGGGGAATATGAAGATATAAGAGTGATGTGGGAGATTATTCACTCTTGTCAACAGAATGCAAACAACACTATAAGGAGGAGGAAGTGGTCGTCTTCTTATTGGAGATTGTGCCTTCAGCCACATAAGTTTTGTCCTTCCTTTTCAAAAGACTTGGCGTTTGGTTAA
- the LOC126593727 gene encoding uncharacterized protein LOC126593727, with protein MATDVSPAFRPVPQPHDFHPEISVSPSSAHDGLEFWQFMIAGSIAGLVEHMAMFPVDTLKTRMQAFGGSCSVQPIGVRQALGSILKLEGPAGLYRGIGAMGLGAGPAHAVYFSVYEMFKEYFTRGNPNSSVAHAVSGVFATVASDAVITPMDVVKQRLQLQSSPYKGVADCVRRVLVEEGVGAFYKSYRTTVVMNAPFTAVHFATYEAAKRGLMEVSPESANDERLVVHATAGAAAGALAAAVTTPLDVVKTQLQCQGVCGCDRFSSNSIGDVVRSLVMKDGYRSLMRGWIPRMLFHAPAAAICWSTYEASKTFFQELNGSDSSRN; from the exons ATGGCCACGGATGTCTCCCCTGCATTCCGACCCGTTCCTCAACCCCACGACTTCCACCCTGAAATATCGGTATCCCCCTCCTCCGCCCACGACGGCCTAGAGTTCTGGCAGTTCATGATAGCCGGCTCCATAGCGGGCCTAGTTGAACACATGGCTATGTTCCCAGTTGACACCCTCAAAACCCGCATGCAGGCTTTTGGCGGGTCCTGCTCCGTTCAACCTATTGGAGTTAGACAGGCCCTCGGCTCGATTCTGAAGCTCGAAGGCCCCGCAGGGCTCTACCGCGGCATCGGCGCAATGGGGCTCGGAGCAGGACCTGCCCATGCAGTTTATTTCTCAGTGTACGAGATGTTCAAGGAGTATTTCACACGTGGGAATCCGAATAGCTCGGTGGCGCACGCGGTTTCAGGGGTGTTTGCGACCGTTGCAAGCGACGCGGTGATCACACCGATGGACGTGGTGAAACAGAGGCTGCAGCTGCAGAGCAGTCCGTACAAGGGAGTTGCTGATTGTGTGAGGAGGGTTTTAGTGGAAGAAGGGGTAGGAGCATTTTACAAGTCGTACAGGACGACTGTCGTGATGAATGCCCCGTTCACTGCCGTCCATTTCGCTACGTATGAGGCAGCGAAACGAGGGTTGATGGAGGTGTCGCCGGAGAGTGCGAACGACGAGAGGCTGGTGGTTCATGCCACTGCAGGTGCGGCTGCTGGCGCTTTAGCGGCGGCTGTGACCACCCCGCTTGATGTTGTGAAAACTCAATTGCAGTGCCAG GGGGTTTGCGGATGCGATAGATTTTCGAGTAACTCGATAGGGGATGTTGTTCGAAGCCTGGTGATGAAGGATGGATACCGCAGTCTTATGCGAGGTTGGATTCCAAGGATGCTCTTCCATGCCCCTGCTGCTGCAATTTGCTGGTCAACTTATGAAGCATCAAAAACTTTCTTTCAAGAACTCAATGGCAGTGACAGTTCCAGGAACTGA
- the LOC126592939 gene encoding ferritin-4, chloroplastic-like isoform X2: MSTMSLRAISTFSVPSKLGDKGGAVTTLLSNSKLGSSSSALSFKPQQKLEKFAVSASSEAVALTGVVFQPFEEVKNDAFVVPVSPQVSLARQRYTEESEAAINEQINVEYNVSYVYHALFAYFDRDNVALKGLANFFKESSEEEREHAEKLMEYQNKRGGRVKLHSVIAAPTEFEHAEKGDALYAMELALSLEKLTNEKLLNLHKVADQNNDPQLMDFIESEFLAEQVEAIKKIADYVTQLRRVGKGHGVWHFDQYLLHEGDAAN; this comes from the exons ATGTCGACGATGTCTCTGAGGGCCATTTCGACGTTTTCCGTCCCATCCAAGCTAGGGGACAAAGGTGGTGCTGTTACCACCCTCTTGTCCAACTCAAAACTTGGATCATCCTCTTCTGCTCTGAGCTTTAAACCGCAGCAAAAACTCGAAAAGTTTGCGGTTTCTGCATCGAGCGAAGCAGTGGCGTTGACCGGCGTCGTGTTTCAGCCGTTTGAGGAGGTGAAGAACGATGCCTTTGTTGTCCCCGTGTCTCCTCAGGTCTCTCTTGCCCGTCAGCGTTACACAGAGGAATCCGAGGCCGCCATTAACGAGCAGATCAA TGTGGAATACAATGTGTCGTATGTGTACCATGCACTGTTTGCGTACTTTGACAGGGACAACGTTGCTCTCAAGGGCCTTGCCAA CTTTTTCAAGGAATCGAGCGAGGAAGAAAGAGAACATGCCGAAAAGCTGATGGAATATCAG AACAAGCGAGGTGGGAGAGTGAAACTGCACTCTGTAATCGCGGCGCCTACGGAGTTTGAGCATGCAGAAAAGGGAGATGCATTGTATG CTATGGAGTTAGCATTATCTTTGGAGAAGCTGACAAATGAAAAACTCTTGAACTTGCATAAG GTCGCAGACCAGAACAATGATCCCCAATTGATGGATTTTATCGAGAGCGAGTTTCTGGCTGAGCAG GTTGAGGCCATCAAGAAGATAGCTGACTATGTCACTCAACTGAGGAGGGTTGGAAAAGGCCATG GAGTGTGGCACTTTGACCAGTATCTCCTTCATGAGGGTGATGCTGCAAACTGA